From Flavobacterium arcticum, the proteins below share one genomic window:
- a CDS encoding DUF1015 domain-containing protein: protein MAKIVPFKAVRPARDKVSIVTSRSYDEYSPAELASQLDYNPFSFLHVLNPAYVNLQKISTDTRLKAVNLKYNEFKESEVLKTEKQPIFFLYEIQSKGNSYTGIIAGTSIEDYRNNVIKKHEDTLSYRVDYFKEYLSKTGFNTEPVLITYPEKKEITEWIVKKKKEHPLYLFSSLNKDRHILWRIKDSEEIAWVQEQFEAIDSLYIADGHHRSASANMLHEQESGTGNENLNYFMSFLIAETDLKIYEYNRIIRDLNKVTKEQFINALSNDFTIENKHQELWKPKNKFSFGMYLDGEFYALHLKETNFSSSYEALDAKILYDKVLRPMLGIIDLRNDERIEYIPGSKPITDIKKMVDEGKFEVGFMLCPPTINDIKELADNNLIMPPKSTYIEPKFRSGLVIYEL, encoded by the coding sequence TTGGCAAAAATAGTTCCTTTTAAAGCGGTGCGACCTGCACGAGATAAAGTAAGCATTGTAACTTCTCGATCGTATGATGAGTATAGCCCTGCAGAGCTTGCCTCTCAGCTAGATTATAATCCATTCTCGTTCTTACATGTACTTAATCCTGCCTATGTTAATTTGCAAAAAATTTCGACAGATACTCGATTAAAAGCCGTTAACTTAAAATATAACGAGTTTAAAGAATCGGAAGTTTTAAAGACCGAAAAGCAGCCTATATTTTTTCTGTATGAAATACAGAGCAAAGGTAATAGCTATACAGGTATTATTGCGGGTACATCTATAGAAGATTATAGAAATAATGTAATTAAAAAACACGAAGACACCTTATCATATCGTGTAGACTATTTTAAAGAATACCTCTCTAAAACAGGTTTTAATACAGAGCCTGTACTTATTACCTACCCCGAAAAGAAGGAAATAACAGAGTGGATTGTCAAGAAAAAGAAAGAGCATCCTTTATACTTATTTTCATCACTAAACAAAGACAGACATATACTCTGGAGAATAAAAGACAGTGAAGAAATTGCTTGGGTACAAGAACAGTTTGAAGCAATAGATAGCCTTTATATTGCCGACGGTCATCACAGGTCAGCTTCGGCAAATATGTTGCATGAACAAGAAAGCGGAACAGGTAATGAAAACCTCAACTACTTTATGAGTTTTCTTATTGCTGAAACTGATTTGAAAATTTATGAGTACAATCGTATTATACGCGATCTTAACAAAGTAACTAAAGAGCAGTTTATAAATGCGCTTAGTAACGATTTTACGATAGAAAACAAGCATCAAGAACTATGGAAGCCTAAAAACAAGTTTAGTTTTGGTATGTACCTCGATGGTGAGTTTTATGCACTACACTTAAAAGAAACTAATTTTAGCTCTAGCTATGAAGCACTCGATGCAAAAATACTATACGACAAAGTATTGCGCCCTATGCTTGGCATTATAGACTTGCGTAACGACGAACGTATTGAATATATACCAGGAAGCAAACCAATAACCGATATTAAAAAAATGGTAGACGAAGGGAAGTTTGAAGTAGGTTTTATGCTTTGCCCTCCCACTATAAACGATATAAAAGAGCTTGCCGACAACAACCTGATTATGCCTCCAAAAAGCACCTACATTGAACCAAAATTCAGGAGTGGGCTTGTTATTTATGAGTTGTAA